A window of the Tessaracoccus sp. MC1865 genome harbors these coding sequences:
- a CDS encoding acyltransferase family protein, which yields MQPADNITYVPSLDGLRTIAVGLVIAFHLSVPNLELGFAGVDVFFVLSGYLITSGLLRDTVRHGRPQYGKFWQRRFRRLLPAATLILLLVLLYATFLMPLFRKANASWDIFWTVLYLGNWRFMGANSYFASDGTPSLLLHMWSLAVEEQFYFFWPVLIGIVAFVAAKLGGSKRVTTIIGVVAAVLIVVSAALLMVLYDPASPDRAYMGTDTKAFEPLLGALLAIVMSNHAVRTVFYRHHRLIAAVGVVTAVAVLPFLAGPSAFYFQGGAVILSVGVTLLIGALVVSPPTMLSGFLSWRPMTYLGQISYGLYLWHWPWSVWLDVAHKEEFRMLRAPVALAATLICAVLSYHFVEEPIRRGRFTTWLTFKRTMLTVAVIMVIIMTWATALRGLPVPSTRPPATPVSPGGSPVPQTNPDLLIVVGDSVPFRLMESLDQVASDNDFVVDNASRGGCPPLSIELQEYLKPDHEGAGDCTMVADIQTEKIDSERPATVFWWSRYEVHQRWLDGRIVGPDEEIFWEALEEDLAASVDRLTSQGATLVIAQTERPGTGMLSRCTEDECHPLLDLMVNHDEYRRRWNDIVVDLAQRDDRVETFRMDPLLCKDPEPESADGPALCDDSRPGGQLLRPDGSHILVDPFGYETAEKVLENVLTAASS from the coding sequence GTGCAGCCGGCAGACAACATCACCTATGTGCCCAGCCTTGATGGCCTCCGCACCATCGCTGTGGGCCTGGTCATCGCGTTCCACCTCAGCGTTCCCAACCTGGAACTGGGGTTCGCCGGCGTCGACGTGTTCTTCGTGCTGTCCGGGTACCTGATCACCTCCGGCCTGCTGCGCGACACCGTGCGCCACGGGAGGCCGCAGTACGGGAAGTTCTGGCAGCGCCGATTCCGCCGCCTGCTGCCCGCCGCCACGCTGATCCTGCTGCTGGTACTCCTCTACGCCACGTTCCTGATGCCGTTGTTCCGCAAGGCCAACGCCAGTTGGGACATCTTCTGGACGGTGCTGTACCTCGGAAACTGGCGGTTCATGGGCGCCAACAGCTACTTCGCCTCCGACGGCACGCCGTCGTTGCTGCTGCACATGTGGTCCCTGGCCGTCGAGGAGCAGTTCTACTTCTTCTGGCCGGTGCTGATCGGCATCGTCGCGTTCGTCGCCGCGAAGTTGGGTGGCAGCAAGCGGGTCACCACCATCATCGGAGTGGTGGCGGCAGTGCTCATCGTCGTCTCGGCAGCACTGCTGATGGTGCTGTACGACCCGGCGTCCCCTGACCGCGCCTACATGGGCACCGACACCAAGGCGTTCGAGCCGCTGCTCGGTGCCCTGTTGGCCATCGTGATGAGCAACCACGCGGTGCGCACCGTCTTCTACCGCCACCACCGTCTCATCGCGGCGGTCGGCGTGGTGACGGCCGTGGCCGTGCTGCCGTTCCTGGCCGGACCCAGCGCCTTCTACTTCCAGGGCGGGGCGGTGATCCTCAGCGTGGGCGTCACGCTCCTGATCGGCGCGCTGGTGGTCTCTCCGCCGACGATGCTGTCGGGTTTCCTGTCCTGGCGGCCGATGACCTACCTCGGGCAGATCTCCTACGGGCTGTACCTGTGGCACTGGCCGTGGAGCGTGTGGCTGGACGTGGCCCACAAGGAGGAGTTCCGGATGCTGCGGGCTCCGGTGGCGCTGGCGGCGACGCTGATCTGTGCGGTGCTGAGCTACCACTTCGTGGAGGAGCCCATCCGTCGCGGCCGCTTCACCACGTGGCTCACCTTCAAGCGCACGATGCTCACCGTCGCAGTGATCATGGTGATCATCATGACCTGGGCTACCGCGCTGCGCGGGCTGCCCGTGCCCAGTACGCGCCCGCCCGCGACACCCGTCAGCCCCGGCGGCTCGCCGGTGCCGCAGACCAACCCGGACCTCCTCATCGTGGTGGGCGACTCCGTGCCGTTCCGCCTCATGGAATCGCTCGACCAGGTGGCCAGCGACAACGACTTCGTCGTCGACAACGCCTCCCGTGGTGGCTGCCCGCCCCTCTCGATCGAGTTGCAGGAGTACCTCAAGCCCGACCACGAGGGTGCAGGCGACTGCACCATGGTCGCCGACATCCAGACAGAGAAGATCGACTCCGAGCGTCCGGCGACGGTGTTCTGGTGGTCGCGCTACGAGGTGCACCAGCGCTGGCTCGACGGACGGATCGTCGGACCGGACGAAGAAATCTTCTGGGAGGCGCTCGAAGAGGACCTGGCGGCCAGCGTCGATCGGCTCACCTCTCAGGGCGCCACTCTGGTGATCGCGCAGACCGAGCGCCCCGGCACCGGCATGCTCAGCCGCTGCACCGAGGACGAGTGCCACCCGCTGCTGGATCTCATGGTCAACCACGACGAGTACCGCCGCCGGTGGAACGACATCGTCGTCGACCTGGCCCAGCGCGACGACAGGGTGGAGACCTTCCGGATGGATCCGTTGCTGTGCAAGGACCCCGAGCCTGAGAGTGCCGACGGCCCGGCGCTGTGCGACGACTCCCGGCCCGGTGGGCAGCTGTTGCGGCCCGACGGCAGCCACATCCTGGTGGACCCCTTCGGCTACGAGACCGCAGAGAAGGTGCTCGAGAATGTGTTGACGGCCGCCAGCAGCTGA
- a CDS encoding superoxide dismutase — protein sequence MTYTLPDLDYDYGALAPHIAPEIMELHHSKHHAAYVAGANTALEQLAAARDKGDFGAVNKLEKDLAFHLGGHINHSVFWKNMSPNGGGEPTGDVAEAIGEFFGSFDGFKKQFNAAANGLQGSGWAMLVWDTLGQRLNINQLFDQQSNVPVGQLPVLQLDMWEHAFYLQYKNVKGDYVNAWWNVINWDDVAQRLSAAKNVQLTY from the coding sequence ATGACCTACACCCTTCCCGACCTCGACTACGACTACGGGGCACTCGCCCCGCACATCGCCCCGGAGATCATGGAGCTGCACCACAGCAAGCACCACGCCGCCTACGTGGCCGGTGCCAACACCGCCCTCGAGCAGCTCGCGGCCGCGCGCGACAAGGGTGACTTCGGCGCCGTGAACAAGCTCGAGAAGGACCTCGCCTTCCACTTGGGCGGCCACATCAACCACTCCGTCTTCTGGAAGAACATGTCGCCCAACGGCGGCGGCGAGCCCACCGGCGACGTGGCTGAGGCGATCGGCGAGTTCTTCGGTTCGTTCGACGGCTTCAAGAAGCAGTTCAACGCCGCCGCCAACGGCCTGCAGGGCTCCGGCTGGGCCATGCTCGTGTGGGACACCCTCGGCCAGCGCCTCAACATCAACCAGCTGTTCGACCAGCAGTCGAACGTGCCGGTCGGCCAGCTGCCCGTGCTGCAGCTGGACATGTGGGAGCACGCCTTCTACCTCCAGTACAAGAACGTCAAGGGCGACTACGTCAACGCCTGGTGGAACGTCATCAACTGGGACGACGTGGCGCAGCGCCTCTCCGCCGCCAAGAACGTCCAGCTCACCTACTGA
- the truA gene encoding tRNA pseudouridine(38-40) synthase TruA — MRLRIDLAYDGTEFHGWATQPGLRTVQATLEEWIGKVLRLAGPPTLVVAGRTDAGVHARRQTCHADLDLDEDPSATLLRRLRRVLPDDIAIRDVTPAPEGFDARFSAIWRRYCYRLTDGVADPLLRGHITPSREPIDVGALNAAAELLIGLRDFAAFCRPRQGATTIRDLRELSATRRPDGVIEVHLLADAFCHSMVRSLMGALTAVAAGRRSLSWLEEVAASSVRHGEVQVMPARGLTLEEVGYPPDDELAARATAARAMRTLETS, encoded by the coding sequence ATGCGACTCAGGATTGATTTGGCCTACGACGGCACCGAGTTCCACGGCTGGGCCACCCAGCCCGGGCTACGCACGGTGCAGGCGACCCTCGAAGAATGGATCGGCAAGGTGCTGCGCCTCGCCGGGCCGCCCACACTGGTGGTCGCGGGCCGCACCGACGCGGGCGTGCACGCCCGACGCCAGACCTGCCACGCCGACCTGGACCTCGACGAGGACCCGTCGGCCACCCTGCTGCGCCGTCTCCGCCGCGTCCTCCCGGACGACATCGCCATCCGCGACGTCACCCCGGCCCCCGAAGGTTTCGACGCGCGGTTCTCGGCCATCTGGCGGCGCTACTGCTATCGCCTGACCGACGGGGTCGCCGATCCGCTGCTGCGCGGGCACATCACACCGTCGCGCGAACCGATCGACGTCGGCGCGCTCAACGCCGCCGCGGAACTGCTGATCGGGCTGCGGGACTTCGCCGCCTTCTGCCGGCCGCGCCAGGGTGCCACCACCATCCGCGACCTCCGGGAGCTCAGCGCCACCCGCCGCCCCGACGGCGTGATCGAGGTGCACCTGCTGGCGGACGCGTTCTGCCACTCGATGGTGCGCTCCCTGATGGGCGCGCTGACCGCCGTGGCGGCGGGGCGGCGCAGCCTCTCCTGGTTGGAGGAGGTGGCCGCCAGCAGCGTGCGCCATGGCGAGGTGCAGGTCATGCCGGCCCGTGGCCTCACGCTGGAAGAGGTGGGCTATCCGCCCGACGATGAACTGGCCGCCCGCGCCACCGCGGCGCGCGCCATGCGCACCCTGGAGACATCATGA
- the coaBC gene encoding bifunctional phosphopantothenoylcysteine decarboxylase/phosphopantothenate--cysteine ligase CoaBC, whose protein sequence is MNIVVGVSGGIAAYKVVHLVRLLIGDGHEVHVVPTEDALRFVGRPTWESLSRNPVTTSVHDDVPRVRHVALGQNADLVIVAPATANTLAAMAAGLASDLLGTTLLATKAPVLVAPAMHTEMWLHAATQANMATLRSRGVHVVGPDDGPLTGGDSGPGRMSEPEAIYEAALALAGRRRDLEGVTLAVSAGGTREPIDPVRFIGNRSSGRQGVAIAVAAAERGARVLLAATNVEADVLRPAQRPGVEITTAGSAAELAGVMRSLAAEADVVIMAAAVADFRVAEVSEGKLTKEVGGVPSLTLVENEDIVAGLAAGRRDGQTIVAFAAETGDDYLERGRRKRQKKGVDLLAVNQVGWDKGFETSHNTLYVLDARDEVVKEASGSKREVADALLDVLTDQAVGQAS, encoded by the coding sequence ATGAACATTGTGGTTGGGGTCAGCGGCGGCATCGCGGCGTACAAGGTGGTGCACCTGGTGCGGCTGCTGATCGGCGACGGGCATGAGGTGCATGTCGTGCCGACAGAGGACGCGCTGCGGTTCGTGGGACGTCCCACCTGGGAGTCGCTGAGCCGCAACCCGGTCACCACCTCCGTGCACGACGACGTCCCCCGGGTGCGCCACGTGGCGCTCGGGCAGAACGCAGACCTGGTCATCGTCGCGCCCGCCACGGCCAACACCCTCGCCGCGATGGCCGCCGGCCTGGCGTCGGACCTGCTGGGCACCACGCTGCTGGCCACGAAGGCGCCGGTGCTGGTCGCCCCGGCCATGCACACGGAGATGTGGCTGCATGCCGCCACGCAGGCGAACATGGCGACGCTGCGGAGCCGCGGCGTGCACGTCGTGGGCCCCGACGACGGGCCGCTGACCGGCGGCGATTCCGGCCCGGGCAGGATGAGTGAACCCGAGGCCATCTACGAGGCCGCCCTGGCGCTGGCCGGCCGTCGACGGGATCTGGAGGGCGTCACCCTGGCGGTCTCGGCCGGCGGTACCCGAGAGCCCATCGACCCGGTGCGTTTCATCGGCAACCGCTCCAGCGGCAGGCAGGGCGTGGCGATCGCCGTCGCCGCCGCCGAACGCGGCGCGCGCGTGCTGCTGGCCGCAACCAACGTCGAGGCGGACGTGCTGCGCCCTGCCCAGCGTCCCGGCGTCGAGATCACGACGGCGGGTTCCGCTGCGGAACTCGCCGGAGTGATGCGCTCACTGGCCGCCGAGGCCGACGTCGTGATCATGGCCGCGGCCGTGGCGGATTTCCGCGTGGCGGAGGTCTCCGAGGGCAAACTCACCAAGGAGGTCGGGGGAGTGCCGTCGCTCACCCTCGTCGAGAACGAGGACATCGTTGCGGGGCTGGCCGCTGGGCGCCGCGACGGGCAGACCATCGTGGCCTTCGCGGCGGAAACCGGGGACGACTACCTCGAGCGCGGGCGTCGGAAACGGCAGAAGAAGGGCGTCGACCTCCTGGCGGTGAACCAGGTGGGCTGGGACAAGGGCTTCGAGACGTCGCACAACACGTTGTACGTGCTGGATGCGCGGGACGAGGTCGTGAAGGAGGCGTCGGGCTCCAAACGAGAAGTCGCCGACGCCCTCCTGGACGTGCTCACCGATCAGGCGGTGGGCCAGGCCTCCTGA
- a CDS encoding NRDE family protein, whose protein sequence is MVIRVPEPGPGRVRLLAIRDEDPGRPWRPVGQWWPQHPEITGIQDLSAGGAWLAHNHLQLSVLLNRAGGPPEGIIPTTRGDLVIGSLTGRQVPATPTTLGFNLVEATFDSVRVTSWEGGATRTVDLEPGTHMIAHSDVDDFGAERIAHWLHRFADAPTEGVRWWTQWAKVLDEGGRNLDPTDDRALIRDNRAHGFPTLSLLAVVASIGPGNVTSGMGVLGEPGVWEPVAPLLTSP, encoded by the coding sequence GTGGTGATTCGCGTTCCCGAGCCCGGGCCGGGCCGCGTCAGGCTGCTGGCCATCCGGGACGAGGACCCGGGCCGGCCGTGGCGGCCGGTGGGCCAGTGGTGGCCCCAGCACCCGGAGATCACCGGTATCCAGGACCTGTCCGCCGGCGGAGCATGGCTCGCGCACAACCACCTGCAGCTCAGCGTCCTCCTGAACCGCGCGGGCGGTCCACCCGAGGGCATCATCCCGACGACCCGGGGCGACCTCGTCATCGGCTCCCTCACGGGACGCCAGGTCCCGGCGACGCCCACCACCCTGGGGTTCAACCTGGTGGAGGCCACCTTCGACAGCGTGCGCGTCACCTCCTGGGAGGGAGGCGCGACGCGCACCGTCGACCTCGAGCCGGGCACGCACATGATCGCGCACTCGGACGTCGACGACTTCGGGGCGGAGCGCATCGCGCACTGGCTGCACCGCTTCGCCGACGCCCCCACCGAGGGGGTGCGCTGGTGGACGCAGTGGGCCAAGGTGCTCGACGAGGGCGGCCGGAACCTGGACCCGACAGACGACCGCGCGCTCATCCGCGACAACCGCGCCCACGGCTTCCCGACGCTGTCGCTGCTGGCCGTCGTGGCGTCGATCGGCCCCGGCAACGTCACCAGCGGGATGGGTGTGCTCGGGGAACCCGGGGTCTGGGAGCCGGTCGCTCCCCTCCTCACCAGTCCCTGA
- the trmB gene encoding tRNA (guanosine(46)-N7)-methyltransferase TrmB → MISRPPRPRRDIVSFVRRSTRMNESQTKAWERHAAEYLVDIPRGELDTSVAPEAHVDWAAEFGREAPLIVEIGSGAGDSLVPMAAGRPECNVVAFEVFEPAVASTLGRLGRIGATNVRLALVDGAQALPRLFDDGSVTELWTFFADPWHKKRHHKRRLVSTGFADVVAAKLAPSGVWRLATDWEDYALWMREHLDDHPGLVNVHDGWAPRLEERPVTKYEARGLAAGRTVFDLTYRRADATQD, encoded by the coding sequence GTGATTTCCCGACCCCCACGCCCCCGCCGCGACATCGTCAGTTTCGTGCGCCGCAGCACGCGGATGAACGAGTCGCAGACCAAGGCCTGGGAGCGGCATGCCGCCGAATACCTCGTGGACATCCCGCGTGGCGAGTTGGACACCTCCGTGGCGCCTGAGGCCCACGTCGACTGGGCCGCGGAGTTCGGGCGTGAGGCGCCGCTGATCGTGGAGATCGGCTCCGGCGCCGGCGACTCCCTCGTCCCCATGGCCGCCGGCCGTCCCGAATGCAACGTGGTGGCGTTCGAGGTGTTCGAGCCCGCCGTCGCGTCCACGCTCGGCCGGCTGGGCCGCATCGGAGCCACCAACGTGCGTCTGGCCCTGGTGGACGGGGCGCAGGCGCTCCCCCGCCTGTTCGACGACGGCTCGGTCACCGAACTGTGGACGTTCTTCGCTGACCCCTGGCACAAGAAGCGCCACCACAAGCGTCGCCTCGTCAGCACGGGGTTCGCCGATGTCGTGGCCGCCAAACTGGCGCCGTCCGGGGTGTGGCGACTGGCCACCGACTGGGAGGACTACGCGCTCTGGATGCGGGAGCACCTCGACGACCACCCCGGCCTGGTCAACGTGCACGACGGTTGGGCCCCCAGACTCGAGGAGCGCCCCGTCACCAAGTACGAGGCACGCGGGTTGGCCGCGGGCCGCACCGTCTTCGACCTCACCTACCGGAGGGCCGATGCGACTCAGGATTGA
- a CDS encoding class I SAM-dependent methyltransferase — translation MSHYFDTPDQPLVTHEFTATVFGNDLTFTTAGGVFSGGRLDLGTSVLLREVSPPERGHLLDLGCGVGTIAVGLAVAAPGVTVDAVDVNGRAVELTRMNAQRHGVAERVHAVAPDEVPADVRYDEIWSNPPIRIGKQALHELLLTWLPRLQPDGVAWLVVGKNLGGDSLQRWLTDQGHPTERVASAKGFRVLRVAASGA, via the coding sequence ATGAGCCACTACTTCGACACCCCTGACCAGCCGCTGGTCACGCACGAGTTCACCGCCACCGTCTTCGGCAACGACCTGACGTTCACGACAGCCGGTGGCGTGTTCTCCGGGGGCCGCCTCGACCTCGGCACCTCCGTCCTACTGCGCGAGGTGAGCCCACCCGAGCGGGGCCATCTGCTGGACCTCGGGTGCGGAGTCGGCACCATCGCCGTCGGGCTGGCCGTGGCGGCGCCCGGCGTCACCGTCGACGCGGTCGACGTGAACGGCCGCGCCGTCGAGCTGACCCGGATGAACGCGCAGCGGCACGGTGTCGCCGAGCGGGTGCACGCCGTCGCCCCCGACGAGGTGCCCGCGGACGTGCGCTACGACGAGATCTGGTCGAATCCTCCGATCAGGATCGGCAAGCAGGCGTTACACGAGTTGCTCCTGACGTGGTTGCCGCGGCTCCAGCCTGACGGTGTCGCCTGGTTGGTCGTCGGGAAGAACCTCGGCGGTGATTCGCTGCAGCGCTGGCTGACGGACCAGGGGCATCCGACGGAGCGCGTGGCGTCGGCCAAGGGCTTCCGTGTGCTCAGGGTCGCCGCCTCAGGGGCCTGA
- a CDS encoding YccF domain-containing protein, with product MRTILNVIWVILGGFWLALGYMLAGVIACIFIVTIPAGLASFRMANYVLWPFGRTVEPKPGAGWGSGLMNVIWFVVAGWWLALLHITSALAQSLTVIGIANAWVSLKMIPVTCFPFGKRIVPSGGIL from the coding sequence ATGCGCACCATTCTCAACGTCATCTGGGTCATCCTGGGCGGCTTCTGGCTGGCCCTGGGCTACATGCTGGCGGGCGTGATCGCCTGCATCTTCATCGTGACGATCCCGGCCGGGCTCGCGTCGTTCCGCATGGCCAACTACGTGCTCTGGCCGTTCGGCCGCACCGTCGAACCGAAGCCGGGGGCCGGTTGGGGATCAGGGCTCATGAACGTCATCTGGTTCGTGGTGGCGGGGTGGTGGCTGGCGCTCCTGCACATCACCTCGGCGCTCGCGCAGTCGCTGACCGTCATCGGTATCGCCAATGCGTGGGTGTCGCTGAAGATGATCCCGGTGACCTGCTTCCCGTTCGGCAAGCGGATCGTGCCGAGCGGCGGGATCCTCTGA